The sequence CCGCGAGCTGATCCGCCTGCTCGACGCCGCGCCGAAGATCGCCGTGCGCACCTACAGCGAACTGCCCACCGCGCAGCGCGACCTGGCCTGGCGCGAGCTGTACGGCATCATCGTGGTGCCGCTGGAGTTCGAGAAACGCGTACTGCGCGGCGAAGCGGTGACCATCCCGATCTTCGGCGACGCCACCAACCGCATGGCCAACGGGCAGATCCAGCAGGACATCGGCACCACCTACAACGAGCTGTCGCTGCGCTACAACCGCGACCTGCTCAAGCGCAGCGGCTTCAGCGAGGAGCAGGCCGACGTGCTGCTCAGCCCGGTGGTCGGCGACCTCAGCGCGCTGTTCAACCCCGGCACCAGCTTCGCCGCCATCGTACTGCCGGGGCTGGTGACGCTGATCCTGCAGCACAGCCTGCTGCTCTCCTGCACACGGGTGAACCTCAACCTGCGCGGCGGCACCCCGCGCTCGCTGCGCCAGCCGCCGTCCACCCGTTTCGGCCGCTACGCCGCGCAGCTGCTGATCTGGACCGTGCTGAGCATGCTCTTCTACGTGATCTGGCCGTGGATGATGGGGTATCGGCAGACCGCCTCCTTCTTCATGTTGATGGGGCTGGTGCTGCCATTCCTGCTCGCGGTGATCGCCATGAGTGAATTCATCGCCGAAGTGCTGCCCTCGGAGGAGGCGGTATACCTGACCATGACTTTCATCACCCTGCCGCTGTTCTACATGGCCGGCTTCCCCTGGCCGCCGCAGGCCATGCCGGCCTGGGTGCAATGGCTGGCCGACGCCATCCCCTCGACCTGGGCGATCCGCGCGGTGGTGGAAATGAACCAGATGAACCTGCCACTCTCGGCGGTGGCCGATCGCATCCTCGTGCTGCTCGGCATGGCGGCGGCCTACGGGCTGCTCGGCACTTTGATCTATCAGTTCCGCAACTGGCGCTGGGATCAGTTGAAGGGGTGGTGAGTCGCCGGCCGCCGGCGCAGGGGAGAATGGTGACAAGGAGATCGATCGTGAACATATCGAGACTGCTACCGCTGATCTTCGGCATGACGCTCGTAAGCTGTGGTTCGGTGCAGACACTGAACAGCGAATCCAGCGCCGATGTCGGCGAGCTGCACCTGAAGGGAACCTACTGCACCCGGATTCCACGCATCTACAGCGGAGTCGCCTACAACTTCTGCGCGCTCTACGGCGACCCAGGGGGCGCTTATCAGCATGACGCTGCAGTGTCACCGCCGCCGCCCGCTTCGCCGCAAGGTATCTATTGGCCTTTTCTTGATGGCCTGCTCTCCGGCGTCACCGACACCCTGGCGCTGCCCTACACGATCTACCGGCAGAACCGCGACGGCAGCATCGAGCTGACCCACGGCGATTGAGGCGTTACAGAGCGATCCTGCGGGTGCGCTTTCACACCGCCTTGGGCAACGGCGCAAACAGCGCATCGATATCGGCATCGTCCAGCTGCCAGTCGGTGCCGGCGCCTTCGAGGATGCCGGCGGCGAGGGCGGCCTTTTCGCGCTGCAGCAGCTGGATCTTTTCTTCCACCGTGCCGCGGGCGATCAGCTTGTAGACGAACACCGGCTTGTCCTGGCCGATGCGGTAGGCGCGGTCGCTGGCCTGGTTCTCGGCGGCCGGGTTCCACCAGGGGTCGTAGTGGATCACGGTATCGGCGGCGGTCAGGTTCAGGCCCACGCCACCGGCCTTCAGGCTGATCAGGAACAACGGCACGCGGCCCTGCTGGAAGTCCTCCACCGGCTGGCGGCGGTCGCGGCTGTCGCCGGTCAGCAGGGCGTAGTCGATGCCCCTTTGCTGCAGCGCTTCGCCGACCAGCGCGAGCATCGAGGTGAACTGCGAGAAGATCAGCACGCGGCGTCCTTCGGCGAGCAGCTCTTCGAGCATGTCCAGCAGGTATTCCAGCTTGCCCGAGGTCACCGCCTTGCCGGCGCGGCCACCGGCCGGTGCGGCTTCCTTCTGCACCAGGCGGATGTCGCAGCAGACCTGGCGCAGCTTGAGCAGCGCTTCGAGGATGACGATGCGGCTGCGCGCCAGGCCCCGGCGGGCGATCTCTTCGCGGACCTTCTGGTCCAGCGCCAGCCGTACGGTTTCGTAGAGGTCGCGCTGCGCCTCGCTGAGCTCGATGTGCTGGATGAACTCGCTCTTGGGCGGCAGCTCCGAGGCCACTTGTTCCTTGGTGCGGCGCAGCAGGAACGGGCGGATACGTGCGGCGAGGTGCGCGAGGCGTGCCTGGTCGCCGTGGCGCTCGATGGGCGTGCGGTAGTGCTGGGCGAACTGCTTGGCGTCGCCGAGCCAGCCCGGCAGCAGGAAATGGAACAGCGACCAGAGTTCGCCGAGGTGGTTTTCCAGCGGCGTACCGGTCAGGCACAGGCGGTTGCGCGCGTTGAGCTGGCGCGCCGCCTGGGCGGCCTTGGTCCCGGCATTCTTGATGTTCTGCGCTTCGTCGAGGATCAGCAGGTGGTAGGCGTGCTTGCCGAGCTTATCCGCATCGCGCGGCAGCAGGGCGTAGGTGGTGAGGATGAGGTCGTGTTCCTCTATCTTCGCGAAATCGCGGCGGCGCCCGGCACCGTGCAGCGACAGCACGCGCAGGTCGGGGGTGAAGCGCTCGGCCTCGTCCATCCAGTTGGGGATCAGGCTGGTCGGCATCACCACCAGGGCCGGCGCGGTAAGGCGCCCGGCCTGTTTTTCCAGCAGCACGTGGGCCAGCGATTGCAGCGTCTTGCCCAGGCCCATGTCGTCCGCGAGGATGCCGCTGGCGCCCACCGAGCGCAGTGTCTGCATCCAGCTCAGGCCCTCGTGCTGGTAGGCGCGCAGCTCGGCGCGCAGGCCCTGCGGAAGCGGAGCGGGTTGGGCGCGGTAATCGCGCAGGCGTACGGCTATGTCGCGCAGCTCGTCGCCGCCTTGCCAGCGCAG is a genomic window of Pseudomonas knackmussii B13 containing:
- a CDS encoding ABC transporter permease, with product MQNFWNVFRASLQNMLGKPLWLLMVLSVALTTLPYAHRTMDDLPVAVIDMDHSAASRELIRLLDAAPKIAVRTYSELPTAQRDLAWRELYGIIVVPLEFEKRVLRGEAVTIPIFGDATNRMANGQIQQDIGTTYNELSLRYNRDLLKRSGFSEEQADVLLSPVVGDLSALFNPGTSFAAIVLPGLVTLILQHSLLLSCTRVNLNLRGGTPRSLRQPPSTRFGRYAAQLLIWTVLSMLFYVIWPWMMGYRQTASFFMLMGLVLPFLLAVIAMSEFIAEVLPSEEAVYLTMTFITLPLFYMAGFPWPPQAMPAWVQWLADAIPSTWAIRAVVEMNQMNLPLSAVADRILVLLGMAAAYGLLGTLIYQFRNWRWDQLKGW
- a CDS encoding YceK/YidQ family lipoprotein, with translation MNISRLLPLIFGMTLVSCGSVQTLNSESSADVGELHLKGTYCTRIPRIYSGVAYNFCALYGDPGGAYQHDAAVSPPPPASPQGIYWPFLDGLLSGVTDTLALPYTIYRQNRDGSIELTHGD
- a CDS encoding DEAD/DEAH box helicase, which produces MFELPDDATWQQFMREGLPLLREHGWEVDIRPEFVFDLTPVENWYAEIEEAEDRQWFDLELGIEVDGRRISLLPALIELIRRTPALLDPVALSRHDDDEQLVLRLDAGRNPVHAWQTASERPLRVALPFGKLKPLLGTLSEFYLGDQPPVRRLRMGAPDAARLTEFEELPLRWQGGDELRDIAVRLRDYRAQPAPLPQGLRAELRAYQHEGLSWMQTLRSVGASGILADDMGLGKTLQSLAHVLLEKQAGRLTAPALVVMPTSLIPNWMDEAERFTPDLRVLSLHGAGRRRDFAKIEEHDLILTTYALLPRDADKLGKHAYHLLILDEAQNIKNAGTKAAQAARQLNARNRLCLTGTPLENHLGELWSLFHFLLPGWLGDAKQFAQHYRTPIERHGDQARLAHLAARIRPFLLRRTKEQVASELPPKSEFIQHIELSEAQRDLYETVRLALDQKVREEIARRGLARSRIVILEALLKLRQVCCDIRLVQKEAAPAGGRAGKAVTSGKLEYLLDMLEELLAEGRRVLIFSQFTSMLALVGEALQQRGIDYALLTGDSRDRRQPVEDFQQGRVPLFLISLKAGGVGLNLTAADTVIHYDPWWNPAAENQASDRAYRIGQDKPVFVYKLIARGTVEEKIQLLQREKAALAAGILEGAGTDWQLDDADIDALFAPLPKAV